Proteins found in one Allorhizobium pseudoryzae genomic segment:
- a CDS encoding exopolysaccharide biosynthesis protein produces MQQAYEFKDTSKPLSETLRGMIDGITGETVTLRELMDAVGEQGLLLICALASLPFLIPVSIPGVSTVFGAAIILVGIAIFLNRLPWLPKKILDRRLDTAKLVPALEKGVGIVTRIDRLLKPRMSGLTASSTMNRVNALGITAGGVLLMFPLGLVPFSNTLPAVAILLLATGMIQRDGLVVLAGYLFLVITVIYFAVLAFLAVSAGQGLASIFG; encoded by the coding sequence TTGCAGCAGGCTTATGAGTTCAAAGATACATCGAAACCCTTGAGCGAAACGCTGAGGGGCATGATCGATGGCATTACGGGTGAAACCGTCACGCTGCGCGAACTGATGGATGCCGTCGGCGAGCAGGGCCTGCTTCTGATCTGTGCGCTCGCCTCCCTGCCCTTCCTGATCCCGGTCTCCATTCCCGGCGTCAGCACCGTGTTCGGCGCCGCGATCATTCTGGTGGGCATCGCGATTTTCCTGAACCGGTTGCCCTGGCTGCCGAAAAAAATCCTGGACCGGCGGCTCGACACGGCAAAACTGGTGCCGGCGCTGGAGAAGGGCGTCGGGATCGTCACCCGGATCGACCGTCTGCTGAAGCCGCGCATGAGCGGGCTGACCGCTTCGAGCACGATGAACCGGGTGAATGCGCTCGGCATTACCGCCGGTGGCGTGCTGTTGATGTTTCCGCTGGGGCTGGTGCCCTTTTCCAACACGCTGCCAGCGGTCGCGATTCTGCTTCTCGCCACCGGCATGATCCAGCGTGACGGTCTGGTGGTGCTGGCCGGTTATCTGTTCCTGGTGATCACGGTGATCTATTTTGCCGTCCTTGCCTTTCTCGCGGTGAGCGCCGGCCAGGGACTGGCATCGATCTTCGGCTGA
- a CDS encoding TRAP transporter large permease, with protein MSLALSLCLLSILLLAAIGAPIAYAIIAGSLIYLGVKGQDLALAGEQMVSGMYDSFVLLAVPLFIVAANIMNAGTVSERLLKFCVATVGRFRGGLGHVNIVSSLIFSGMSGSAVADAAGVGRIVIDMMVKSGHYSRGYAAALTAASATIGPIIPPSIPMVLYALVSNTSIGFLFLGGIVPGLVMGVVLMAMNALYARRRGLPPESDIPLREIPRVTVQAFPVLLMPAILLYGIYGGVTTPTEAAAIAAAYALFLSTVVYRSLSLKAFYQILVESARPSAAVGLVIAGALVLNYIVASENIGVQIAQSLSGLNVSPLTFLLGINVLLLLLGCVLDATTIILVILPLFLPACRELGIDLIHFGVVAVVNTMLGLITPPYGILLFVINATARIPLGEIIREIWGFLVALIFALVLMIVFPEIVLWLPRLFGYAG; from the coding sequence ATGAGCCTTGCTCTCTCCCTCTGCCTGTTGTCGATCCTGCTTCTGGCCGCGATCGGCGCACCGATCGCCTATGCCATCATCGCCGGCTCCCTGATCTATCTCGGCGTCAAGGGCCAGGATCTGGCACTCGCCGGTGAGCAGATGGTGTCCGGCATGTACGACAGTTTCGTACTCTTGGCCGTGCCGCTGTTCATCGTCGCCGCCAATATCATGAATGCCGGCACCGTGTCCGAACGGCTCCTGAAATTCTGCGTCGCGACCGTCGGGCGGTTCCGCGGCGGCCTCGGTCACGTCAACATCGTCTCGTCGCTCATCTTTTCCGGCATGTCCGGCTCGGCCGTCGCCGATGCCGCCGGCGTCGGGCGCATCGTCATCGACATGATGGTCAAGAGCGGTCACTATTCGCGCGGCTATGCCGCCGCGCTGACAGCCGCCTCCGCCACGATCGGCCCGATCATCCCGCCGTCGATCCCGATGGTGCTTTACGCGCTGGTGTCGAATACCTCCATCGGCTTCCTGTTCTTGGGCGGCATCGTCCCCGGCCTGGTGATGGGCGTGGTGCTGATGGCAATGAACGCGCTCTATGCCCGCCGCCGTGGTCTGCCGCCCGAAAGCGACATCCCCCTGCGGGAAATCCCGCGTGTCACCGTCCAGGCCTTTCCCGTGCTGCTGATGCCGGCCATCCTGCTGTACGGCATCTATGGCGGCGTGACGACGCCGACGGAAGCCGCAGCCATTGCCGCTGCCTACGCGCTGTTTCTCTCGACCGTCGTCTACCGGTCCTTGTCGCTCAAGGCCTTCTATCAGATCCTCGTCGAGAGCGCCCGCCCCTCGGCGGCGGTTGGCCTCGTCATCGCCGGCGCGCTGGTGCTGAACTATATCGTCGCCTCGGAAAACATCGGCGTGCAGATCGCGCAGTCCCTGTCCGGTCTCAACGTGTCGCCGCTGACCTTCCTCCTCGGCATCAACGTCCTGCTGCTTCTGCTCGGCTGCGTGCTGGATGCGACGACGATCATCCTGGTGATCCTGCCTCTGTTTCTGCCCGCATGCCGAGAACTCGGCATCGATCTCATCCATTTCGGGGTCGTCGCCGTGGTCAACACCATGCTCGGGCTCATCACGCCGCCCTACGGCATCCTTCTGTTTGTCATCAACGCCACCGCGCGCATTCCGCTCGGCGAAATCATCCGCGAAATCTGGGGTTTCCTCGTCGCGCTGATCTTCGCCCTGGTGTTGATGATCGTCTTTCCCGAAATCGTCCTCTGGCTGCCGCGCCTGTTCGGCTACGCCGGCTGA
- a CDS encoding bifunctional 2',3'-cyclic-nucleotide 2'-phosphodiesterase/3'-nucleotidase produces the protein MSFLFTQPTLTRRSLLGGIAAGSALVMLHPFAARAQANQAHLRIMETTDIHVNIMPYDYYGDKPNDTMGLSRTASIIDQIRAEAGNSMLVDNGDLLQGNPMGDYMAYEKGMKAGDLHPVIKALNVLGYDCGTVGNHEFNYGLEFMNNVLAGANFPIVCANLTKGQLASDPTKDELMFKPYVIVEKQIKDGAGNTSPVKVGFIGFVPPQIMVWDAKNLEGKAQTRDIVDAAKAWVPAMKEAGADIVIALSHSGIDGTGQSERMENASLYLAGVPGIDAIFTGHQHLVFPGPKDFEGIAGVDAKKGTLQGKPAVMAGFWGSHMGLIDLLIEKDGAGWKVVDFTTEARPIYHRDENRKVIADVKDKPEIVAAVKAEHEATLAYVRRPVGKTSAPLYSYFALVADDPSVQIVSIAQTWYVKDLLKEGQYKDYPVLSAAAPFKAGGRGGPDYFTDVPAGDIAIKNVADLYLYPNTVQAVLITGAQVKNWLEMSAGMFNRVEPGAKDAALLNPKFPSYNYDVIDGVTYQIDLSQPARFDGDGKLTNPDSHRIVDLMFNGKPIDPAQKFVVATNNYRAGGGGKFPEIAGDKVILVAPDTNRDVIVRYIIEQGTINPSADANWSFKPMAGTTAVFESGPKGRQYLADIKGAKIEDAGDGAEGFAKFRLVL, from the coding sequence ATGTCATTCTTGTTCACTCAACCCACATTGACGCGCCGCTCGCTGCTCGGCGGCATCGCCGCCGGCTCGGCGCTCGTGATGCTGCATCCGTTCGCAGCCCGCGCGCAGGCCAACCAGGCGCATCTGCGCATCATGGAGACGACCGACATCCACGTGAACATCATGCCGTACGACTATTACGGCGACAAACCCAACGACACGATGGGCCTGTCGCGCACGGCAAGCATCATCGACCAGATCCGCGCCGAAGCCGGCAATTCGATGCTGGTGGACAATGGTGACCTTCTGCAGGGCAACCCGATGGGCGACTACATGGCCTATGAGAAGGGCATGAAGGCCGGCGACCTGCACCCGGTCATCAAGGCGCTGAACGTGCTGGGTTACGATTGCGGAACGGTCGGCAACCACGAATTCAACTATGGCCTCGAGTTCATGAACAATGTTCTCGCCGGCGCAAACTTCCCGATCGTCTGTGCCAACCTCACGAAGGGCCAACTCGCTTCCGATCCGACAAAGGACGAGTTGATGTTCAAGCCCTACGTGATCGTCGAAAAGCAGATCAAGGACGGCGCCGGCAATACGAGCCCGGTCAAGGTGGGCTTCATCGGATTCGTGCCGCCGCAGATCATGGTGTGGGATGCCAAGAACCTGGAAGGCAAGGCGCAGACACGCGACATCGTTGACGCGGCCAAAGCCTGGGTGCCGGCGATGAAGGAAGCGGGCGCCGACATCGTGATTGCGCTCTCCCACTCCGGCATCGACGGCACCGGCCAGAGCGAGCGGATGGAAAACGCCTCGCTGTATCTTGCCGGCGTTCCGGGGATCGACGCGATCTTCACCGGTCACCAGCATCTGGTCTTCCCCGGCCCGAAGGATTTCGAGGGTATTGCCGGCGTCGATGCGAAGAAGGGCACGCTGCAGGGCAAGCCGGCCGTCATGGCGGGCTTCTGGGGCTCGCATATGGGCCTGATCGATCTTTTGATCGAAAAGGACGGCGCGGGCTGGAAGGTCGTGGATTTCACCACCGAGGCTCGGCCCATCTACCACCGCGACGAAAACCGCAAGGTGATCGCCGACGTCAAGGACAAGCCGGAGATCGTCGCCGCCGTGAAGGCCGAACATGAGGCGACGCTCGCCTACGTCCGCCGCCCGGTCGGCAAGACGTCGGCGCCGCTCTATTCCTATTTCGCGCTGGTGGCGGATGATCCGTCCGTGCAGATCGTGTCGATTGCCCAGACCTGGTACGTCAAGGACCTGCTGAAGGAAGGCCAGTACAAGGATTATCCGGTGCTGTCGGCCGCAGCGCCGTTCAAGGCCGGCGGACGCGGGGGGCCGGATTACTTCACCGACGTTCCGGCAGGCGACATCGCGATCAAGAACGTCGCCGATCTCTACCTCTATCCGAACACGGTGCAGGCGGTGCTGATCACCGGCGCGCAGGTCAAGAACTGGCTGGAAATGTCGGCCGGCATGTTCAACCGGGTTGAACCCGGCGCCAAGGATGCGGCACTGCTGAACCCGAAGTTCCCGTCGTACAATTACGATGTCATCGATGGCGTCACCTACCAGATCGACCTGTCGCAGCCTGCCCGCTTCGACGGCGACGGCAAGCTGACGAACCCGGATTCGCATCGCATCGTTGATCTGATGTTCAACGGCAAGCCTATCGATCCGGCCCAGAAGTTCGTCGTGGCGACGAACAACTACCGCGCCGGCGGCGGCGGCAAGTTCCCGGAGATCGCCGGCGACAAGGTGATCCTGGTGGCCCCCGACACCAACCGCGACGTGATCGTCCGCTACATCATCGAGCAGGGAACCATCAATCCGTCCGCGGATGCCAACTGGTCGTTCAAGCCGATGGCCGGAACGACGGCCGTGTTCGAGAGCGGGCCGAAGGGGCGCCAATATTTGGCGGATATCAAGGGTGCCAAGATCGAAGATGCCGGCGACGGGGCGGAAGGCTTCGCCAAGTTCCGACTCGTGCTCTGA
- a CDS encoding PilZ domain-containing protein: MMQALMLKARKAPRSRCRIETKVRYFNEQTEGRVLNLSGSGLALELSRPLSARTGARIWVESPELGLIDGTVQWCQGTRLGLQFDRSSNAWAKVASYFRFFHNRSSRSR; this comes from the coding sequence ATGATGCAGGCATTGATGCTGAAGGCGCGAAAGGCTCCGCGCAGCCGCTGCCGCATCGAAACGAAAGTGCGCTATTTCAACGAGCAGACGGAAGGACGCGTCCTCAACCTGTCGGGAAGCGGGCTGGCACTGGAATTGTCACGCCCGCTGTCGGCGCGAACCGGCGCCAGGATCTGGGTCGAGAGCCCCGAACTCGGCCTGATAGACGGCACCGTCCAGTGGTGCCAGGGCACCCGCCTCGGCTTGCAGTTCGACCGCAGTTCCAATGCCTGGGCGAAAGTCGCTTCGTATTTTCGATTCTTCCACAATCGCAGCTCGCGCAGTCGCTGA
- a CDS encoding dihydrodipicolinate synthase family protein: protein MKNPSSAPITGIIPVMITPFKEDGTIDWAGYEALIEWYIDNGSEALFAVCQSSEMRFLSLEERVELSRFTVRQVAGRIPVVSSGHVSDSIEDQITELTAVADTGADAVILVTNRLAADGEPSATVRATLDRLLSALPHDMPLGLYECPAPYRRLLSDDEMAFCAQSGRFVLSKDVSCDLDTIKRRTALVDGSPLKICNAHAAIAYPAMQVTKAGFCGVMNNFHPDLYRWLQDHGADHPELAAELSTFLVLSAQTEPMGYPKLAKLFHRRLGTFSGTSSRAIPFDIHERYWGTEAVLDHITQGTELFRRKIAATTRTMAA, encoded by the coding sequence ATGAAAAATCCCTCGTCAGCACCGATCACGGGCATCATCCCCGTCATGATCACGCCGTTCAAGGAGGATGGCACGATCGACTGGGCCGGTTATGAGGCGCTCATCGAATGGTACATCGACAACGGCTCCGAGGCGCTTTTTGCCGTCTGCCAGTCATCCGAAATGCGTTTCCTGTCGCTTGAGGAGCGGGTGGAACTCTCCCGCTTCACCGTCCGTCAGGTGGCCGGACGCATTCCCGTCGTCTCCTCCGGCCATGTGTCCGATTCGATCGAGGACCAGATCACCGAATTGACGGCCGTCGCAGACACCGGCGCGGATGCGGTGATCCTCGTTACCAACCGCCTGGCCGCCGATGGCGAACCTTCCGCCACGGTACGGGCCACCCTTGACCGGCTGCTCTCGGCCCTGCCACACGACATGCCGCTCGGCCTCTACGAGTGCCCGGCGCCCTACCGCCGGCTGCTCAGCGACGACGAGATGGCGTTCTGCGCCCAGTCCGGACGATTCGTCCTCAGCAAGGACGTTTCCTGCGATCTCGACACCATCAAGCGCCGTACGGCCCTGGTGGACGGCTCGCCGCTGAAGATCTGCAATGCGCATGCCGCCATCGCCTATCCGGCCATGCAGGTGACGAAAGCCGGTTTCTGCGGCGTGATGAACAATTTCCACCCGGATCTCTATCGCTGGCTGCAGGACCACGGCGCCGACCATCCCGAGCTTGCCGCCGAACTTTCGACCTTCCTCGTCCTCTCGGCGCAGACCGAGCCGATGGGCTATCCCAAGCTCGCAAAACTCTTCCACCGCCGCCTCGGCACCTTTTCCGGCACCAGCAGCCGCGCCATCCCCTTCGACATCCACGAGCGTTACTGGGGCACGGAGGCGGTGCTGGACCACATCACCCAAGGCACGGAGCTGTTCCGCCGCAAGATCGCCGCGACCACCCGGACCATGGCCGCCTGA
- a CDS encoding Crp/Fnr family transcriptional regulator — MSAYQKSQMRNRLLSLIPEQEFQIVAAALAPIELGKGFVIVKPDEPIDYVYFPFTGIGSVVTVSPEGHKAEAGMFGREGFSPTPAGVGGTISIHEVLMQVEGDGLRIKREDLSHCLSACPVFSNLLARYIQAFGSQISFTALSNAVHSIDERLARWLLMCHDRVDGNEIALTHEFISLMLAVRRPSVTTALHVLEGLKLIRAERGRITIRDRQALEAFAGDAYGKPEEEYSRLIGNP; from the coding sequence ATGTCCGCTTACCAGAAGTCACAGATGCGCAATCGTTTGCTGTCTCTCATCCCTGAACAGGAATTCCAGATCGTGGCGGCGGCGCTCGCTCCGATCGAGCTCGGCAAGGGCTTCGTCATCGTCAAGCCGGATGAACCGATCGATTACGTCTACTTTCCGTTCACGGGGATCGGCTCGGTGGTCACGGTGTCTCCGGAAGGACATAAGGCGGAGGCTGGCATGTTCGGCCGGGAGGGATTTTCGCCGACACCGGCGGGGGTCGGGGGCACGATCAGCATCCACGAGGTGCTGATGCAGGTCGAAGGCGACGGGCTGCGCATCAAGCGGGAGGATCTCAGCCATTGCCTCTCCGCCTGCCCTGTCTTCTCCAACCTGCTCGCCCGCTACATCCAGGCCTTCGGCTCGCAGATTTCCTTCACCGCGCTCTCCAACGCCGTCCACAGCATCGACGAGCGCCTCGCCCGCTGGCTTCTGATGTGCCACGATAGGGTCGACGGCAACGAGATTGCCCTGACGCACGAATTCATTTCGCTGATGCTTGCCGTACGCCGGCCGAGCGTCACTACCGCGCTGCATGTCCTGGAGGGGCTGAAACTAATCCGGGCGGAGCGTGGACGCATCACCATCCGCGACCGACAGGCGCTCGAAGCCTTCGCCGGCGATGCCTATGGCAAGCCGGAAGAGGAATATTCCCGGCTGATCGGCAACCCGTAA
- a CDS encoding DUF1203 domain-containing protein produces MAALHFTPIPEPEADAFRAGEPDAYGARPERMTSPGGMPCRHCLGMIEAGEEMLLLAYRPFSALQPYAETGPIFLHARACRRYAASEVLPPMLESPDYILRGYGHDDRIVYGTGAVTATSDIIGRAKALLERTEIAYVHVRSARNNCYQCRIDRA; encoded by the coding sequence ATGGCTGCCCTTCACTTTACCCCCATCCCCGAACCCGAAGCCGATGCCTTTCGTGCCGGAGAACCGGATGCCTATGGCGCCCGCCCCGAACGAATGACCTCGCCGGGCGGCATGCCCTGCCGTCATTGCCTTGGCATGATCGAGGCAGGCGAGGAGATGCTGCTGCTCGCCTATCGCCCTTTCTCGGCCCTCCAGCCCTATGCGGAGACCGGCCCGATCTTTCTGCACGCACGGGCCTGCCGGCGATACGCGGCAAGCGAAGTCCTGCCGCCGATGCTGGAGAGCCCGGATTACATCCTGCGCGGTTATGGCCATGACGACAGAATCGTCTACGGCACCGGCGCGGTGACGGCGACGTCCGACATCATCGGCCGGGCAAAAGCGCTTTTGGAACGCACCGAGATTGCCTATGTGCATGTGCGCTCAGCCCGCAACAACTGCTATCAGTGCCGCATCGACCGGGCATAG
- a CDS encoding alanyl-tRNA editing protein, translating to MMTKALYRDDFYLSTAEGVVTAIHEDGAIELDQTCFYATSGGQPGDTGFLERADGSRILLGQTRHGQTKETILHVPLDDQPKPEPGETVVLHVDWARRYRLMRMHTACHLLSVVCPYPITGAAVGEEESRVDFDMSETIDRQDVTDKLMQLVAENHPVFVQWITDEELIANPGIVKSKNVRPPIGLGRVSLVCIGQDLSVDSQPCGGTHVSETQEVGAIHIAKIEKKGKENRRFRIRFGTGAEDA from the coding sequence TTGATGACCAAGGCCCTCTACCGCGACGATTTCTATCTCTCGACGGCGGAGGGTGTGGTGACGGCCATCCACGAGGATGGCGCCATCGAACTTGACCAGACCTGCTTTTATGCGACCTCCGGCGGCCAGCCGGGGGATACGGGTTTTCTCGAACGCGCCGACGGTTCGCGGATCCTGCTGGGCCAGACCCGGCATGGTCAAACGAAAGAAACCATCCTTCACGTCCCTCTCGATGACCAGCCGAAGCCCGAGCCGGGGGAAACGGTGGTTCTGCATGTGGACTGGGCGCGCCGCTACCGGCTGATGCGCATGCACACCGCCTGCCACCTCCTTTCCGTCGTCTGCCCTTATCCGATCACCGGTGCTGCCGTCGGCGAAGAGGAATCACGTGTCGATTTCGACATGAGCGAGACGATCGACAGGCAGGACGTCACCGACAAGCTGATGCAATTGGTTGCGGAAAATCATCCCGTCTTCGTTCAGTGGATCACCGACGAGGAGTTGATCGCCAATCCGGGGATCGTGAAATCCAAGAATGTGCGTCCTCCCATCGGGCTGGGGCGCGTCAGTCTTGTCTGCATCGGCCAAGACTTGAGCGTTGACAGCCAGCCATGCGGCGGCACACATGTTTCGGAGACCCAGGAGGTCGGCGCGATTCACATCGCCAAGATCGAAAAGAAGGGCAAGGAGAACCGTCGGTTCCGCATCCGGTTCGGCACAGGCGCCGAGGACGCATGA
- the sseA gene encoding 3-mercaptopyruvate sulfurtransferase, giving the protein MSTGKSRFVVSGDWVEQQLGKPGFRLIDASWYLPAQKRNGAVEYAEGHIPGAVFFDQDAIADHTTGLPHSLPSPEFFAEEMGKLGISERDVIVVYDGQGFFSAPRVWWMLRAMGAEKVYVLDGGLDGWKKDGRPLETELPEPEPAVFTPKFRGRRVTTLNEMRAIVESGSAQVVDARGAGRFTGEEPEPREGMRSGHMPGARSLPAASLSQGGHFKDLDSLKSLMDEAGIDLSQPVVTSCGSGVTAAVVTLALESLGHTNNSLYDGSWSEWGGRADTPVVTGPADVLEQPEHGPIKAHVTRLEMTSPPRQSLPMPVNLHTAIIVAKDIPLHYYRYLYRQVGKRWHWYKRLRQSDDELQAALRDERVSVTVLYVNGAPAGFFELNRLNDDVVELAYFGLFEHALGLGIGKWFLLQALYSAWQMNPKKVTVTTNTLDHPRALPLYQMMGFAPVGTSEAWVEPMSDAELLALAKRD; this is encoded by the coding sequence ATGAGCACCGGCAAAAGCCGCTTCGTCGTTTCGGGCGATTGGGTCGAACAGCAGTTGGGCAAACCCGGCTTTCGCCTCATCGATGCCTCCTGGTATCTTCCGGCCCAGAAGCGCAACGGTGCGGTCGAATATGCAGAAGGACACATTCCGGGCGCTGTCTTCTTCGACCAGGATGCGATTGCCGATCACACCACGGGTCTTCCGCACTCCCTCCCCTCGCCGGAATTCTTTGCCGAGGAAATGGGCAAGCTCGGGATCAGCGAGCGCGATGTGATTGTCGTCTATGACGGTCAGGGCTTCTTTTCCGCGCCGCGCGTCTGGTGGATGCTGCGGGCCATGGGCGCCGAGAAGGTCTATGTGCTCGATGGCGGGCTGGATGGCTGGAAGAAGGACGGGCGCCCGCTCGAAACCGAACTGCCGGAACCGGAGCCGGCGGTCTTTACGCCGAAATTCCGAGGCCGCCGGGTGACGACGCTGAACGAGATGCGCGCCATCGTCGAGAGTGGTTCCGCCCAGGTGGTCGATGCCCGCGGCGCCGGGCGCTTTACCGGAGAAGAGCCGGAGCCGCGCGAAGGCATGCGCTCCGGCCACATGCCGGGGGCCCGCAGCCTGCCCGCTGCCAGCCTGTCGCAAGGCGGCCATTTCAAGGATCTCGACAGCCTGAAGTCCCTGATGGACGAGGCGGGCATTGACCTCTCCCAGCCGGTCGTCACCAGCTGCGGCTCCGGCGTCACCGCCGCCGTGGTGACACTCGCGCTCGAATCGCTCGGGCACACCAACAATTCGCTCTATGACGGCTCCTGGTCGGAATGGGGCGGCCGGGCCGATACGCCGGTGGTGACCGGTCCCGCCGATGTGCTGGAACAGCCGGAACACGGGCCGATCAAGGCGCATGTCACGCGGCTTGAGATGACGTCCCCGCCGCGCCAGAGCCTGCCGATGCCGGTCAACCTGCATACGGCCATCATCGTGGCGAAGGATATCCCGCTGCATTATTACCGTTACCTCTATCGGCAGGTGGGCAAGCGCTGGCACTGGTACAAGCGCCTTCGCCAGTCGGACGACGAGTTGCAGGCAGCCCTTCGCGACGAGCGGGTATCGGTGACCGTCCTTTATGTGAACGGCGCCCCGGCGGGTTTCTTCGAACTCAACCGATTGAACGACGACGTGGTGGAACTTGCCTATTTCGGCCTGTTCGAACATGCCCTGGGACTTGGCATCGGCAAATGGTTCCTGCTGCAGGCGCTCTATTCCGCCTGGCAGATGAACCCGAAGAAGGTCACGGTGACGACCAACACGCTCGATCATCCGCGCGCGCTACCGCTCTATCAGATGATGGGTTTTGCACCGGTCGGCACCAGCGAAGCCTGGGTTGAGCCGATGTCGGATGCCGAACTGCTGGCGCTTGCCAAACGCGACTGA
- a CDS encoding cysteine synthase A: MTTHSSPLASIPASVLETIGNTPLIRLKGASDLTGCEILGKAEFLNPGQSVKDRAALFIIRDAERKGLLRPGGVIVEGTAGNTGIGLTLVAKALGYRTVIVIPETQSQEKKDALRLLGAELVEVPAVPYKNPNNYVKVSGRLAEELAKTEPNGAIWANQFDNVANRQAHIETTAEEIWRDTGGKVDGFICAVGSGGTLAGTGIGLKAKNPAIKIGLADPDGAALYDYYAHGELKSEGSSITEGIGQGRITANLEGFTPDFAYRISDAEALPLVFDLVEHEGLCLGGSSGINIAGAIRLAKDLGPGHTIVTILCDYGNRYQSKLFNPDFLTSKGLPVPAWLVEKRTITVPFQTV; this comes from the coding sequence ATGACCACTCATTCCTCCCCCCTGGCCTCCATTCCGGCCTCCGTCCTGGAGACGATCGGCAATACGCCCCTGATCCGTCTCAAGGGTGCGTCCGACCTCACCGGCTGCGAGATCCTGGGCAAGGCGGAATTCCTCAACCCCGGCCAGTCCGTCAAGGATCGTGCGGCGCTCTTCATCATCCGCGATGCGGAACGCAAGGGCCTGCTGCGACCAGGCGGCGTGATCGTCGAGGGCACGGCGGGCAATACCGGCATCGGGCTGACACTTGTTGCAAAGGCGCTCGGATACCGGACCGTCATCGTCATCCCGGAAACCCAGAGCCAGGAAAAGAAGGACGCGTTGCGGCTTCTCGGCGCCGAACTGGTCGAGGTGCCTGCGGTTCCCTACAAGAACCCGAACAACTACGTCAAAGTATCCGGCAGGCTGGCCGAGGAGCTGGCGAAGACCGAACCGAACGGCGCGATCTGGGCCAACCAGTTCGACAATGTCGCCAATCGCCAGGCGCATATCGAGACGACGGCAGAGGAAATCTGGCGCGATACGGGTGGCAAGGTGGACGGCTTCATCTGCGCCGTCGGTTCAGGCGGCACGCTCGCCGGCACCGGCATCGGCCTCAAGGCGAAAAACCCCGCCATCAAGATCGGCCTTGCCGATCCGGATGGGGCGGCCCTTTACGACTATTATGCGCATGGGGAGCTGAAATCCGAAGGCTCTTCCATCACCGAAGGCATCGGCCAGGGCCGCATCACGGCGAACCTCGAGGGTTTCACGCCGGATTTTGCCTATCGCATTTCCGATGCGGAAGCCCTGCCGCTGGTCTTCGACCTGGTGGAGCATGAGGGTCTGTGCCTTGGCGGTTCGTCCGGCATCAATATTGCCGGCGCGATCCGGCTCGCCAAGGACCTCGGTCCGGGCCACACGATCGTGACCATCCTCTGCGACTACGGAAACCGCTACCAGTCCAAGCTCTTCAATCCGGACTTCCTCACGTCAAAGGGCTTGCCGGTGCCGGCATGGCTGGTAGAAAAGCGGACGATTACCGTTCCCTTCCAGACCGTCTGA
- a CDS encoding PilZ domain-containing protein, whose translation MSHKPGDNRRAERLRCHFAGFLYSGDEVVEVRFVDISRTGICISLKDWIGAKPGSAVRLRTSELGFIEGTIRWYRAGKMGIKLTETTNTTAQINSYFKHYHKQIAANSPSAPPQRVLMANGRR comes from the coding sequence ATGAGCCATAAACCAGGAGACAATCGGCGCGCGGAGCGCCTCCGGTGTCATTTCGCCGGCTTTCTGTATTCGGGTGACGAGGTTGTCGAAGTCCGGTTCGTCGACATTTCGAGAACGGGAATCTGCATCAGCCTCAAGGACTGGATCGGTGCCAAGCCAGGCAGCGCGGTGCGCCTGCGGACCAGCGAACTGGGTTTCATCGAAGGGACAATCCGCTGGTATCGGGCCGGCAAAATGGGCATCAAGCTCACCGAAACCACCAACACCACGGCCCAGATCAACTCGTACTTCAAACATTACCACAAGCAGATTGCAGCAAACTCGCCCAGTGCACCGCCGCAGCGCGTTTTGATGGCCAATGGCAGACGGTAA